In a single window of the Bradyrhizobium erythrophlei genome:
- a CDS encoding integrase core domain-containing protein: MEERIRMFLEYESGNWSVSEVCRRYGICRDTFYEWRKRKESGDPAWFQDRSHAPLQCWQTTNGAIAEKVIAARRRFPYLGPRKLLAVLDRDAPEIAWPAASTIGDILKRAGLVSPVKRRRRPLDQRRPCTPVTSANDEWSTDFKGWFRTRDQRRIDPLTVADSHSRFLIELRIVAPTIEGVRPCFERAFREHGLPLAIRCDNGSPFGSRGPGGLTRLSAWWMKLGITPHFIHPASPQENGRHERMHRTLKAQTSVPPASNAPEQQARFDMFRKHYNEERPHEALDQRPPAEFYSRSPRTMPPRAEDPWYDADHQVRRVRGNGEIKWKGEFVFIGEALVDELVGVAELQTGDHIVRFCDLDIGLIDRRGLFTRFAPLRERLRDPGEQAAQPKLSGIMPVQSVDNHAG; the protein is encoded by the coding sequence ATGGAAGAGCGTATTCGGATGTTTTTGGAGTACGAGAGCGGGAACTGGAGCGTATCGGAGGTGTGCCGGCGCTACGGGATTTGCCGCGACACGTTTTACGAATGGCGCAAGCGGAAAGAGAGCGGCGATCCGGCCTGGTTTCAGGACCGCTCGCATGCGCCCTTGCAGTGTTGGCAGACCACGAACGGTGCGATTGCAGAGAAGGTGATCGCGGCGCGGCGGCGATTTCCGTATCTGGGGCCGCGCAAGCTGTTGGCGGTGCTTGATCGGGATGCCCCCGAGATCGCCTGGCCTGCCGCCTCGACGATCGGGGACATTCTCAAGCGCGCAGGCTTGGTCTCGCCGGTGAAGCGGCGCCGTCGCCCGCTCGACCAGCGGCGGCCCTGCACGCCGGTGACGAGCGCCAATGATGAGTGGAGTACGGACTTCAAGGGCTGGTTTCGCACCCGCGACCAGCGGCGGATCGATCCCTTGACGGTAGCAGACAGTCACAGCCGTTTTCTGATCGAACTCCGCATTGTCGCCCCCACTATTGAGGGCGTTCGCCCCTGTTTTGAACGGGCTTTCCGTGAGCATGGCCTGCCGCTTGCGATCCGCTGCGACAATGGTTCGCCGTTCGGCTCGCGTGGCCCGGGCGGTCTCACCCGGCTGTCGGCCTGGTGGATGAAGCTCGGCATCACACCGCACTTCATCCATCCCGCCTCGCCGCAGGAGAATGGCCGACACGAGCGCATGCACCGCACGCTGAAGGCACAGACCTCGGTCCCGCCAGCCAGCAACGCACCCGAGCAGCAGGCCCGCTTTGACATGTTCCGAAAGCATTACAACGAGGAACGTCCGCACGAAGCGCTGGACCAACGGCCGCCGGCAGAGTTCTACAGCCGCTCCCCGCGCACCATGCCGCCGCGCGCGGAAGATCCCTGGTACGACGCCGATCATCAGGTCCGTCGCGTCCGCGGCAACGGCGAGATCAAATGGAAAGGCGAGTTTGTATTCATCGGTGAAGCGCTGGTGGATGAACTTGTTGGCGTTGCTGAGCTCCAGACCGGTGACCACATCGTGCGCTTCTGCGATCTGGACATCGGCCTCATCGATCGCCGCGGCCTGTTCACCCGGTTCGCTCCGCTTCGTGAGCGGCTCCGCGACCCGGGTGAACAGGCCGCTCAACCCAAACTGTCGGGGATCATGCCGGTCCAAAGTGTCGACAATCATGCCGGTTGA
- a CDS encoding outer membrane beta-barrel protein: MSGPATGRRRRVNVLRALLPCLALIACDGTLAQAQTLTPNMLNPERGGFVSPQDLPLRRTGDTTTDPTDPTGDDGLRRDTPAPSRIGQIPTYGLPAASGAADTGFDSLNRTRQKPKLYPGQARPKPSPGPGTPAPPTPAGPAASTPPLRLSIPPSESANKTPLAPALAGTVDGQPARKRLKVDDDPFGAVGDYAGGFLIKSAVELSGGYDTNPGRTFVPQGSPFYVVAPEFLAVSDWERHALVADLRGSFTGYGNTFPPTADGSVSSAPTNLDRPDFTGHIDGRLDVTQDTHITSEVRLRVSTDNPGSPNIQAGLAKYPIYTTLGGTFGVDQNFNRLEIAAGGTVDRTVYTDSKLTDGTASSNDDRNFTQLGGVGRVSYELTPALKPFVEAEGDSRTHDLQFDRFGYQRDSSGGYAKAGTSFEFSRLLTGEISAGWAARDYVDPRLDRLQGLLVASSLTWTATPLTTAKFYSTTSIDETTLPGTSGVLTHTYTVEADHDFRRWLTGIGKFTWGSLDYQGDGRFDRFYSAEADMIYKMTRNFWIKGTLRRDWLDSNLVGNSTASTVMMLGVRLQN, from the coding sequence ATGTCGGGTCCAGCAACGGGCCGCCGCAGGCGCGTGAACGTCTTACGCGCGCTATTGCCATGCCTTGCGCTGATCGCCTGCGACGGGACGCTGGCCCAGGCTCAAACCCTCACGCCCAACATGCTGAACCCGGAGCGCGGCGGCTTTGTCTCGCCGCAGGATCTGCCGCTGCGCCGGACCGGCGACACCACTACCGATCCGACCGATCCCACCGGCGACGATGGGCTGCGCAGGGATACGCCGGCGCCGTCGCGGATCGGCCAGATTCCGACCTACGGCCTTCCCGCCGCCAGCGGCGCGGCCGACACCGGTTTCGACTCGCTCAATCGCACGCGCCAAAAACCAAAACTCTATCCGGGCCAGGCCAGGCCGAAGCCTTCGCCCGGTCCCGGCACCCCGGCGCCGCCGACTCCGGCCGGTCCAGCGGCCTCGACGCCGCCGCTGCGGCTATCGATTCCGCCATCGGAGAGCGCCAACAAGACGCCGCTGGCGCCGGCGTTAGCCGGCACGGTGGACGGCCAGCCGGCGCGCAAACGGCTGAAGGTCGATGACGATCCGTTCGGCGCGGTCGGCGATTACGCCGGCGGCTTTCTCATCAAGTCCGCGGTCGAACTCTCCGGCGGCTACGACACCAATCCCGGCCGCACCTTCGTGCCGCAGGGATCGCCGTTCTATGTGGTGGCACCGGAATTCCTCGCCGTCTCCGACTGGGAGCGCCACGCGCTGGTCGCCGATCTCCGGGGATCGTTCACCGGTTATGGCAACACCTTTCCGCCGACGGCCGACGGCAGCGTCTCGTCGGCGCCCACCAATCTCGACCGGCCGGATTTCACCGGCCATATCGACGGCCGCCTCGACGTCACCCAGGATACCCACATCACCTCGGAAGTGCGCCTGCGGGTTTCCACCGACAATCCCGGGAGCCCGAACATCCAGGCCGGCTTGGCGAAATATCCGATCTACACCACGCTCGGTGGCACCTTCGGCGTCGACCAGAATTTCAATCGGCTGGAGATCGCCGCCGGCGGCACCGTCGACCGCACCGTCTATACCGACTCCAAGCTCACCGACGGCACCGCGTCGTCCAACGATGACCGTAACTTCACCCAGCTTGGCGGCGTCGGCCGCGTCAGCTACGAGCTGACCCCGGCGCTGAAACCGTTCGTCGAGGCGGAGGGCGACAGCCGCACGCACGATCTGCAGTTCGACCGCTTCGGCTATCAGCGCGATTCCTCGGGCGGCTACGCCAAGGCCGGCACCTCGTTCGAATTCTCGCGGCTCCTGACCGGCGAGATCTCGGCCGGCTGGGCCGCGCGCGATTACGTCGATCCCCGGCTCGACCGGCTGCAGGGCCTGCTGGTCGCGTCTTCGCTGACCTGGACCGCGACACCGCTGACCACCGCAAAATTCTACTCCACCACCTCGATCGATGAGACCACGCTGCCCGGCACCTCCGGCGTGCTGACCCACACCTACACCGTCGAGGCCGATCACGATTTCCGCCGCTGGCTCACCGGAATCGGCAAATTCACCTGGGGCTCGCTCGACTATCAGGGCGACGGCAGGTTCGACAGGTTCTACTCGGCCGAGGCCGACATGATCTACAAGATGACCCGCAATTTCTGGATCAAGGGCACGCTGCGGCGTGACTGGTTGGACTCCAACCTTGTCGGCAACAGCACGGCGTCGACGGTGATGATGCTGGGGGTGAGGCTGCAGAATTGA
- the hemH gene encoding ferrochelatase produces MTAAVSIEPAKAAPGVRPERVGVLLVNLGTPDTADTRGVRVYLREFLSDPRVIEDQGLRWKLLLNGVILQIRPRRKARDYRKIWNNEKNESPLKTITRAQSDRLAADISDHDHVVVDWAMRYGNPSIRSRIEALTAQGCDRLLVVPLYPQYSAATSATVCDEVFRVLGDMRAQPTLRVSPPYYDDPDYIDALAVSIHAHLKTLPFQPELIVASYHGMPQKYVDEGDPYEAQCIATTEALRKRMVLDASKLKLTFQSRFGFDQWLQPYTDKTIEQLAKDGVRRIAVVMPGFSADCLETLEEIAQENAEIFKHNGGEQFAAIPCLNDSDPGMDVIRQLVLRELQGWI; encoded by the coding sequence ATGACAGCCGCCGTCTCCATCGAACCAGCCAAGGCTGCACCCGGCGTCAGGCCCGAGCGCGTCGGCGTGTTGCTGGTCAACCTCGGCACCCCCGACACCGCCGATACCAGGGGCGTGCGGGTCTATCTGAGGGAATTTCTGTCCGATCCCAGGGTGATCGAGGACCAGGGGCTGCGGTGGAAACTTTTGCTGAACGGCGTCATCCTGCAGATCCGGCCCCGCCGCAAGGCGCGCGACTACCGGAAAATCTGGAACAATGAGAAGAACGAATCTCCGCTGAAAACCATCACCCGCGCCCAGTCCGACAGGCTCGCCGCCGACATATCGGACCATGACCATGTCGTGGTCGATTGGGCGATGCGCTACGGCAATCCCTCGATCCGCTCGAGGATCGAGGCCCTGACCGCGCAGGGCTGCGACCGGCTGCTGGTGGTGCCGCTCTATCCGCAATATTCGGCCGCGACGTCGGCCACCGTGTGCGACGAGGTCTTCCGCGTGCTCGGCGATATGCGCGCGCAGCCGACCTTGCGGGTGTCGCCGCCTTATTACGACGATCCTGACTATATCGATGCGCTGGCGGTCTCGATCCATGCACACCTCAAAACCCTGCCGTTTCAGCCGGAGCTGATCGTGGCCTCGTACCACGGCATGCCGCAGAAATACGTCGACGAGGGCGACCCCTACGAGGCGCAATGCATCGCGACCACGGAAGCGTTGCGCAAGCGCATGGTTCTCGATGCTTCGAAGTTGAAGCTCACCTTCCAGTCGCGGTTCGGCTTCGACCAATGGCTGCAGCCCTACACCGACAAGACCATCGAGCAACTGGCCAAGGACGGCGTGCGCCGCATCGCGGTGGTGATGCCCGGCTTCTCCGCCGATTGCCTGGAAACGCTGGAAGAGATCGCCCAGGAAAACGCCGAGATCTTCAAGCACAATGGCGGCGAGCAATTCGCCGCGATCCCCTGCCTCAACGACAGCGACCCCGGCATGGACGTGATTCGCCAACTGGTTCTGCGCGAGCTTCAAGGCTGGATTTGA
- a CDS encoding KpsF/GutQ family sugar-phosphate isomerase, giving the protein MANPKPLMAKSSGTDHANPAIQSALRTLDAEASGVVAISAALQGPLGTAFAAAADLIRQAKGRVIVTGLGKSGHVARKIAATLASTGTPAFFVHAAEASHGDLGMITADDVILALSWSGEQAEMKNLITYAKRFRIALIAMTAECESTLSKAAEIALTLPKAREACPHNLAPTTSSLMLLALGDALAIALLEGRGFTSVDFSVLHPGGKLGAMLKFTRDIMHAGDAVPLKPLGTRMSDALVEMSSKGFGCVGIVDISGAIVGIVTDGDLRRHMRPDLMTALVDDVMTKNPKTISRDLLASEALEILNSSKITALIVTDANRPVGIVHLHDILRAGVA; this is encoded by the coding sequence ATGGCCAACCCAAAACCGCTGATGGCAAAATCATCCGGCACCGACCACGCGAATCCAGCCATCCAGTCGGCGCTGCGCACGCTCGATGCCGAGGCCAGCGGCGTCGTCGCGATTTCAGCGGCGCTGCAGGGTCCGCTCGGGACGGCGTTCGCCGCCGCCGCCGATCTGATCCGGCAGGCCAAGGGGCGCGTCATCGTCACCGGGCTCGGCAAATCAGGCCATGTGGCGCGCAAGATCGCCGCGACCCTGGCCTCCACCGGCACCCCGGCGTTCTTCGTGCACGCGGCCGAGGCCAGCCATGGCGACCTCGGCATGATCACCGCCGACGACGTCATCCTGGCGCTGTCGTGGTCCGGCGAGCAGGCGGAGATGAAGAACCTCATCACCTACGCCAAGCGCTTCCGCATCGCGCTGATCGCGATGACGGCGGAATGTGAATCCACCCTGAGCAAGGCCGCCGAGATCGCGCTGACGCTGCCGAAGGCCCGCGAGGCCTGTCCGCACAACCTCGCGCCCACCACCTCCTCGCTGATGCTGCTGGCATTGGGGGATGCGCTGGCGATCGCGCTATTGGAAGGCCGCGGCTTTACCTCGGTCGATTTCAGCGTGCTGCATCCCGGCGGCAAGCTCGGTGCCATGCTGAAATTTACCCGCGACATCATGCACGCCGGCGACGCGGTGCCGCTCAAGCCGCTGGGAACCAGGATGTCCGACGCGCTGGTCGAGATGTCGTCGAAGGGTTTTGGCTGCGTCGGGATCGTCGATATCAGCGGCGCGATCGTCGGCATCGTCACCGACGGCGACCTGCGCCGCCACATGCGGCCCGACCTGATGACGGCGCTGGTCGACGACGTCATGACGAAAAACCCGAAGACGATTTCGCGCGACCTGCTCGCCAGCGAGGCGCTGGAAATCCTCAACTCCTCGAAGATCACCGCGTTGATCGTGACCGACGCGAACCGGCCGGTCGGCATCGTGCATCTGCACGACATCCTGCGCGCGGGCGTGGCGTAG
- a CDS encoding SPFH domain-containing protein: MSGFDIFTIAVVLLVILTLFAGVKTVPQGYDWTIERFGKYTRTLAPGLNIIIPYFDRVGRKMNMMEQVISIPEQEVITKDNATVTVDGVAFFQVFDAAKASYEVSNLNQAIIVLTMTNIRSVMGAMDLDQVLSHRDEINERLLRVVDAAVSPWGLKVNRIEIKDIVPPADLVEAMGRQMKAERVKRADILQAEGQRQSEILRAEGAKQGQILQAEGRREAAFRDAEARERSAEAEATQMVSEAIAKGDVAALNYFIADKYIKAFGQLADSPNQKIIMLPIEAMSILGSLAGIGEIAKATFGESAASAQAAARRASVPSAGASAVPTVPPPT, encoded by the coding sequence ATGAGCGGCTTCGACATTTTCACCATTGCGGTGGTGCTGCTGGTTATTTTGACGCTGTTTGCCGGTGTCAAGACGGTGCCGCAGGGATATGACTGGACCATCGAGCGGTTCGGCAAATACACCCGCACGCTGGCGCCGGGGCTGAACATCATCATCCCCTATTTCGACCGCGTCGGCCGCAAGATGAACATGATGGAGCAGGTGATCAGCATTCCCGAGCAGGAGGTGATCACCAAGGACAACGCCACGGTGACGGTGGACGGCGTCGCCTTCTTCCAGGTGTTCGATGCGGCGAAGGCGAGCTACGAGGTGTCCAATCTCAACCAGGCGATCATCGTGCTGACCATGACCAACATCCGCTCGGTGATGGGCGCGATGGACTTGGACCAGGTGCTGTCGCACCGCGACGAGATCAACGAGCGCCTGCTGCGCGTGGTCGATGCCGCGGTGTCGCCGTGGGGCCTGAAGGTCAATCGCATCGAGATCAAGGACATCGTGCCGCCCGCCGACCTCGTGGAGGCGATGGGACGGCAGATGAAGGCCGAGCGCGTCAAGCGCGCTGACATCCTGCAGGCCGAAGGCCAGCGCCAGTCGGAAATTCTCCGCGCGGAGGGCGCCAAGCAGGGCCAGATCCTGCAGGCCGAAGGCCGCCGCGAAGCCGCGTTTCGCGACGCCGAAGCGCGCGAGCGCTCCGCCGAAGCCGAGGCGACGCAGATGGTTTCGGAAGCTATTGCAAAAGGCGACGTCGCGGCGTTGAACTATTTTATCGCCGACAAATATATCAAGGCGTTCGGGCAATTGGCGGATTCGCCGAACCAGAAGATCATCATGCTGCCGATCGAGGCGATGAGCATTCTGGGATCGCTCGCCGGCATCGGCGAAATCGCCAAGGCCACCTTCGGTGAAAGCGCTGCCTCCGCGCAAGCCGCCGCACGCCGCGCCTCGGTGCCGAGCGCCGGCGCAAGCGCAGTGCCGACGGTGCCGCCGCCAACTTAG
- a CDS encoding NfeD family protein, whose translation MNEMFSTLGTWNWLIFGVVLMALELLAPGVFLFWLGLAALLVGLLSFAIHPSWQLQILMFAIFAAATVPLWRRVARHNSAVSRSNPFLNKRADALVGRVFTLEKPIIDGSGTVRIDDTIWRVAGPDAPAGSRVRIVQADGASLTVAAA comes from the coding sequence ATGAACGAAATGTTTTCCACGCTTGGCACCTGGAACTGGTTGATTTTCGGCGTGGTGCTGATGGCGCTGGAATTGCTGGCGCCGGGCGTGTTCCTGTTCTGGCTCGGGCTCGCGGCGTTATTGGTCGGGTTGCTGTCGTTCGCGATCCATCCGTCCTGGCAGCTGCAGATCCTGATGTTCGCGATCTTTGCCGCCGCCACGGTGCCGCTGTGGCGGCGGGTCGCGCGCCACAACAGCGCCGTCAGCAGGAGCAATCCGTTCCTCAACAAGCGCGCCGATGCGCTGGTCGGCCGGGTCTTCACGCTGGAAAAGCCGATCATCGACGGCTCGGGCACGGTGCGGATCGACGATACGATCTGGCGTGTCGCCGGTCCCGACGCGCCGGCCGGCAGCCGCGTCAGGATCGTGCAGGCCGACGGCGCCAGCCTGACGGTGGCGGCGGCCTGA